The bacterium genome contains a region encoding:
- a CDS encoding AAA family ATPase has protein sequence MGYGLFRCSDDDVPDEVWGKIFKKADELLLKYLKQGKNVVNEYAWITKEWRDKARNVARKEGFQTIIIYLKLSEAEIIKRWKENDKSRKRFHWPLEEFRRIFSEFEEPNSDENVIIYDGIMSVESLLKKM, from the coding sequence GTGGGATATGGGCTATTCAGATGTAGTGACGATGATGTTCCAGACGAAGTGTGGGGCAAAATTTTTAAAAAGGCTGATGAGTTATTACTTAAATATTTAAAACAGGGAAAAAATGTGGTTAATGAATATGCTTGGATAACAAAAGAGTGGCGAGATAAGGCTAGAAATGTTGCTAGAAAAGAAGGGTTTCAAACAATAATAATATACTTAAAGTTATCTGAAGCAGAAATTATTAAGCGCTGGAAAGAAAATGATAAGTCAAGAAAAAGATTCCATTGGCCATTAGAAGAATTTAGAAGAATTTTTTCAGAGTTTGAGGAGCCTAACTCAGATGAAAATGTCATTATTTACGATGGCATTATGTCTGTCGAAAGTTTGCTGAAGAAAATGTGA
- a CDS encoding glycosyltransferase family 1 protein yields MRIAIDMSPIIYGTGVSKYRQNLVKNLLKIDTQNEYLLYGGSMRRLAELRLKIDEVVSGSTATSKTYPIPPRLADIIWNKLHILPIEKLIGQADLIHTSDWAEPPSSNIKITTIHDLVPIVLPKFTPKLVRETHRERLKWVQKESKKIIVPSNSTKIDLIKLGFDENRIAVVYEAPNISKASDQEVLEVKKKYSIREDYIIMIGTNLRKNIVTAVNAFHLAKYGKNLKLIIIGENNGLKLKDERGVRFLGFVPDNDLAPLLTGSSLLLFPSLYEGLGVPILEAYTCGVPVVTSDVSSMPEVSAGASILVDPYDVNSIADGIKEALSKPKTLIAKGLARVKDFSWAKTAEETLRVYKEVCE; encoded by the coding sequence ATGCGTATTGCAATCGACATGTCCCCAATAATTTATGGTACTGGGGTATCAAAATATAGGCAGAACTTGGTCAAAAATCTACTGAAAATTGATACACAGAACGAGTATCTGTTATATGGCGGTTCTATGCGACGTTTAGCTGAACTTAGGTTAAAAATAGATGAAGTAGTCAGTGGAAGCACTGCGACATCAAAAACCTATCCCATACCCCCAAGGCTTGCCGATATCATCTGGAATAAATTACATATATTGCCGATTGAAAAACTGATAGGACAGGCTGATTTGATACACACATCAGATTGGGCAGAACCACCATCCAGTAATATAAAAATAACTACAATTCATGATCTAGTTCCCATTGTTTTACCCAAGTTCACACCAAAACTTGTTAGGGAAACCCACAGAGAACGTTTAAAGTGGGTCCAGAAGGAATCAAAAAAAATAATTGTTCCTAGTAACTCAACTAAAATCGACTTAATAAAATTGGGTTTTGACGAAAATAGAATTGCAGTAGTCTATGAAGCCCCAAACATTTCAAAAGCCTCAGATCAAGAGGTACTTGAGGTTAAAAAGAAATACTCAATCCGTGAGGATTACATTATTATGATAGGGACAAACTTAAGAAAAAACATAGTGACTGCCGTTAATGCGTTTCACTTGGCAAAATATGGAAAAAATTTAAAATTAATTATTATTGGAGAAAACAATGGCTTAAAACTTAAAGATGAAAGGGGAGTTAGATTTTTAGGGTTCGTTCCAGATAATGACCTAGCCCCACTTTTGACAGGTTCTAGTTTATTACTTTTCCCATCTTTGTATGAGGGATTGGGTGTACCAATATTAGAGGCTTATACCTGTGGTGTACCTGTAGTTACATCTGATGTTTCAAGTATGCCAGAGGTGTCTGCTGGTGCATCAATTTTAGTTGATCCATATGACGTTAACTCCATTGCAGATGGCATTAAAGAGGCTTTGAGTAAGCCAAAAACACTAATTGCAAAGGGGTTGGCAAGAGTCAAAGATTTTTCTTGGGCCAAAACCGCAGAAGAAACACTGAGGGTATATAAGGAGGTGTGTGAATAA
- a CDS encoding oligosaccharide flippase family protein: MRQYLDRGRQALFSATAKDTYILFTGNIISAFLGFVFIFLVARVLNREDFGVFSAALNLVVILTSLSDLGITSGLVNFIAKADSENDEETSLKYQKAGIVIKISVVLVLSLIVILFAPFISSKLLASSDSVISIWVAVIAVALSVPMYFPFILQAKKKFMQSMVVDNVYYLFRLIGLLFFIFFGTLGLYNSFSTALWGFVVSLVFSFFFLGFKFLKAKPTKEIYLNLIKFSGWIGVNRIISSISGRLDIQMLAVLTTASTTALYSIPSRLSSLLIILTSSFSAVLSPRFASMGDKDKERIYLVKAFFGTLPIVGASLVWVLVAEPFMQIVFPNYMDSVPVFRALTIAMIPFILTAPSVSAIIYAMKKNVYIGAFSFFQITAIFLLNYYFIPKYGALGPTFTFGIINTTLAIYTWVIVIHYYWFKK; the protein is encoded by the coding sequence ATGCGACAATATCTAGACAGGGGTAGACAGGCACTTTTTTCTGCAACAGCCAAAGATACTTATATATTATTCACTGGTAACATAATCTCTGCTTTCTTGGGTTTTGTTTTTATATTTCTAGTAGCTAGAGTTTTAAATAGGGAGGATTTTGGTGTTTTTTCTGCGGCTTTAAATTTAGTTGTTATCTTAACGTCTCTTTCTGACCTTGGAATAACTTCAGGTTTAGTTAATTTTATTGCCAAGGCTGACTCGGAAAATGATGAAGAAACCTCATTAAAATATCAAAAAGCGGGAATTGTGATTAAGATCTCTGTTGTCTTGGTATTATCCTTAATTGTCATTTTGTTTGCACCATTTATATCTAGTAAACTTCTTGCAAGCTCAGATTCTGTAATTTCTATTTGGGTTGCAGTAATTGCTGTAGCTCTTTCAGTTCCTATGTATTTTCCTTTTATATTGCAGGCTAAGAAGAAATTCATGCAGTCTATGGTAGTTGATAACGTCTATTATTTGTTTAGATTAATAGGTCTTTTATTTTTTATATTCTTTGGTACGTTAGGTTTGTATAATTCATTTTCAACCGCACTTTGGGGTTTTGTAGTTTCTTTAGTCTTTAGCTTCTTTTTTCTTGGTTTTAAATTTTTAAAAGCTAAACCTACAAAAGAAATATATTTAAATTTAATTAAGTTTTCAGGTTGGATTGGAGTTAATAGGATAATATCCTCAATTTCTGGAAGACTCGACATTCAGATGCTTGCTGTATTAACGACTGCATCAACCACTGCACTTTATTCAATACCATCTAGACTTTCATCTCTTTTAATAATATTGACCTCTAGTTTTTCAGCTGTATTATCACCTCGATTTGCATCAATGGGGGATAAAGATAAGGAAAGAATCTACTTAGTTAAAGCTTTTTTTGGCACACTTCCAATAGTTGGGGCATCTCTTGTTTGGGTTTTAGTGGCTGAGCCTTTTATGCAAATAGTATTTCCCAACTATATGGATTCTGTTCCTGTATTTCGTGCATTAACCATCGCTATGATTCCATTTATTTTAACTGCGCCATCAGTTTCTGCAATTATATATGCAATGAAAAAAAATGTATATATTGGAGCATTTAGTTTTTTTCAAATTACTGCCATTTTTTTACTTAACTATTACTTCATTCCAAAGTATGGAGCATTAGGCCCCACTTTTACATTTGGGATAATTAACACCACACTTGCAATCTACACTTGGGTAATCGTTATACATTATTACTGGTTTAAAAAATAA
- a CDS encoding glycosyltransferase family 39 protein has protein sequence MSNFGIQFTAWPEMLAWPYLMLQGWLPYRDIGIAHNPLLLLDIAIYYKIFGVGIMQLKIYTWILIAINIYLVYFVTKQFWSRKTAYFSTFLYLLLAIVYEGNGLWFDLALTPFAILLFYFLKSKNYLWTGIIFALGFLTKQTFVYFAVPIVLFLLQSGQYRKNILNLVVGSGVVITFFLILLGLLGILDDYYSWAIQFGIFYLPQAGGQVSLPNLKQFIFGLSPFMLSMLSKEYLILTFAFVGLLGVYPRWELFHFQPALPFLAIALSVVILDNKRKLVRLAAFILTVCFLSIGIYRQFGTTTRFYEEDVKVVVALITTHQPQVNSLYIINYWDSLYALTNTQPPKPLIPYIPWYLNYDNNLVKITNNLKTEMPEAIIIGERQDSYTELYDFVDKFYGCDIVVKKVEVCFRN, from the coding sequence ATGTCAAATTTTGGAATACAATTCACGGCTTGGCCAGAAATGCTTGCTTGGCCTTACCTGATGCTTCAGGGGTGGCTTCCATACCGTGACATTGGCATTGCCCATAATCCCCTTCTTTTATTAGATATTGCAATCTACTATAAAATCTTTGGTGTAGGTATAATGCAGTTGAAAATTTATACTTGGATTTTAATTGCAATTAATATTTATCTTGTTTACTTCGTCACGAAGCAATTTTGGAGCAGAAAAACAGCTTACTTTTCAACTTTTTTGTATTTGTTACTCGCTATAGTATATGAGGGAAATGGTCTTTGGTTTGACTTAGCTCTAACTCCATTTGCAATCCTTCTTTTTTACTTTTTAAAATCAAAAAACTATCTTTGGACAGGTATTATTTTTGCTCTTGGATTTTTAACAAAACAAACCTTTGTCTATTTTGCAGTTCCAATTGTGTTATTTTTACTTCAATCTGGACAGTATAGAAAAAACATATTGAATTTAGTAGTTGGATCGGGGGTAGTTATTACATTTTTTTTAATACTCTTGGGTTTATTGGGAATTCTTGATGACTACTACAGCTGGGCTATTCAATTTGGAATTTTCTATCTACCTCAAGCTGGTGGGCAAGTTTCATTACCTAACTTGAAACAATTCATATTCGGTCTTTCTCCATTTATGTTGTCAATGCTGAGCAAAGAGTATTTAATACTCACGTTTGCCTTTGTTGGACTTTTAGGAGTTTATCCTCGTTGGGAACTGTTTCACTTTCAGCCAGCACTACCATTTTTAGCAATTGCTTTGTCAGTAGTAATTTTAGATAACAAAAGAAAATTGGTTAGGCTTGCAGCTTTTATTTTAACAGTTTGTTTTTTATCAATTGGTATTTATAGACAATTTGGTACCACTACCCGCTTCTATGAAGAAGATGTGAAGGTGGTTGTTGCACTAATAACTACTCACCAACCACAAGTTAATAGTTTATACATCATTAACTACTGGGATAGTTTATATGCACTAACTAATACTCAACCACCAAAACCATTAATTCCATATATACCTTGGTACTTAAATTATGACAATAATCTAGTAAAAATAACTAATAATTTAAAAACTGAAATGCCAGAGGCTATAATTATTGGTGAAAGACAAGATAGCTACACAGAGCTTTATGACTTTGTGGACAAGTTTTACGGTTGTGACATAGTTGTTAAAAAAGTGGAGGTATGTTTCAGAAACTAA
- a CDS encoding DUF6056 family protein, protein MTGSLNYFAPFIFLNFYLALLFKKGKKYTNLVGFVLIFIAVGFSESFGVALLLFLIYLFFILGKFKNRRLLAVGVLSTVLSLGLMYLAPGNAVRSATVSHPDSLMDLVYKTFLYSKWYLVHLLYIKEFIMSVLVIIFGSFVVLDKSKKYFSNPKFVLFSSVGFIVGIIFIVVGLVYQSMNWEPPMRVMTIVNYMIIYTLIPFSVSLFQIFSRYIPTFLSKLVLFVVVLLLIFQVNNLWGSVHNEIKNYAVSWDVIEKKLIDAPKGSVVNVGELKPVGKLDGFAENKGWVSSCIAGYYNLDSLEYK, encoded by the coding sequence ATGACTGGTTCATTAAATTACTTTGCACCATTTATCTTTTTAAATTTCTATCTTGCCTTATTGTTTAAAAAAGGAAAAAAATATACAAATTTGGTTGGTTTTGTTTTAATTTTCATAGCTGTTGGATTTTCTGAAAGTTTTGGAGTGGCTTTATTATTATTTTTGATTTATTTATTTTTTATTCTAGGTAAATTCAAGAATCGTAGACTGTTGGCTGTTGGTGTTTTGTCAACTGTTTTGTCTCTTGGTCTTATGTACCTAGCCCCTGGAAACGCTGTTAGAAGTGCAACTGTAAGTCATCCTGACAGTTTAATGGACTTAGTTTATAAAACATTTTTATACTCTAAATGGTATCTAGTTCATCTTTTGTATATCAAAGAATTTATAATGTCTGTCTTGGTAATTATTTTTGGATCCTTCGTTGTTTTGGACAAAAGTAAAAAATATTTTAGTAACCCTAAGTTTGTACTATTTAGTTCTGTTGGTTTTATAGTAGGTATAATTTTTATAGTTGTTGGCCTTGTCTATCAATCAATGAATTGGGAACCACCAATGAGGGTTATGACAATTGTTAACTATATGATTATTTATACATTAATCCCTTTTTCTGTTTCTCTGTTTCAGATATTTTCTAGATATATACCTACTTTTCTATCTAAATTAGTTTTATTCGTTGTTGTTTTGTTACTAATTTTTCAAGTTAACAACTTGTGGGGAAGTGTGCATAACGAAATTAAAAACTATGCTGTTTCGTGGGATGTAATTGAAAAAAAGTTAATAGATGCACCAAAAGGATCAGTTGTTAATGTCGGAGAATTAAAACCTGTGGGCAAGCTTGATGGTTTTGCAGAAAATAAAGGTTGGGTGTCTTCCTGTATTGCTGGATACTACAACTTGGATAGTTTAGAATATAAGTAA
- a CDS encoding glycosyltransferase family 1 protein, translating into MNIGIDGNEANIKNRVGVNVYAFKLLHELKIINEKRSKPNNLIVYLKEKPLYDLPKETKNFKYKIISGSGLWIITKLTPYLLKNPDHVDVLFSPSHYTCPILTIPRVCSIMDLGYLENSGQFEKKVFWQLKYWTAISVFISKGVLTISEASKKDIVRHYPQALKKITVTHLSHDLNKNDFKVSPKDVRRIRNRYSIVDDYILYLGTLKPSKNIEGIIKAYFQVISNNSNLNTKLVIAGKKGWLYEGLFKLVDELNIKDRVIFTDFIPEEDKMALRKGAKVFVLASFWEGFGIDALSSMAIGVPVIASNVGSLPEVLGDAALIVDPNNIDSIAESMEKVLNMDKNEYNYLIKKGLTQANKFSWEKCAKETLDVLEKVTN; encoded by the coding sequence ATGAATATAGGTATTGATGGGAATGAAGCGAATATCAAAAATAGGGTAGGAGTCAATGTTTATGCCTTTAAGCTTCTTCATGAGCTTAAAATAATTAACGAAAAAAGGAGTAAGCCTAACAATCTCATAGTTTACTTAAAAGAGAAGCCTTTATATGACCTTCCGAAGGAAACAAAAAACTTTAAGTATAAAATAATATCTGGTAGCGGACTTTGGATTATTACAAAACTGACTCCTTACCTTTTAAAAAACCCCGACCATGTCGATGTTTTATTTTCACCAAGCCACTATACCTGTCCCATCTTGACAATCCCGAGAGTATGCTCAATAATGGATCTAGGATATCTCGAAAATTCGGGACAATTTGAAAAAAAAGTGTTTTGGCAGTTAAAGTACTGGACTGCTATTTCTGTTTTCATCTCCAAAGGGGTACTAACTATATCAGAAGCTAGCAAAAAGGATATTGTACGACATTATCCCCAAGCCTTGAAAAAAATTACTGTTACCCATCTTTCTCACGACTTAAACAAGAATGACTTTAAAGTTTCACCAAAAGATGTGCGACGGATAAGAAATCGGTACTCTATAGTTGATGACTATATACTCTACCTAGGAACACTTAAACCTAGTAAGAATATAGAGGGAATAATTAAAGCATACTTTCAAGTTATTAGTAATAACTCCAATTTAAATACTAAGTTAGTTATAGCTGGTAAAAAGGGTTGGCTATATGAAGGACTTTTTAAACTTGTGGACGAACTTAACATTAAAGATAGGGTAATATTTACAGACTTCATACCCGAGGAAGACAAGATGGCTTTAAGGAAGGGCGCTAAGGTATTTGTACTTGCCTCTTTTTGGGAGGGTTTTGGTATAGATGCCTTGTCCAGTATGGCAATAGGTGTTCCTGTCATTGCTTCAAATGTTGGAAGCCTGCCAGAAGTTTTGGGTGATGCAGCTTTGATAGTTGACCCAAATAATATAGATAGTATTGCAGAATCTATGGAAAAAGTTTTGAATATGGACAAAAACGAGTATAATTATCTGATAAAGAAAGGCTTAACGCAGGCTAATAAGTTTTCTTGGGAGAAATGTGCAAAAGAAACCTTAGATGTTTTAGAAAAAGTTACAAATTAA
- a CDS encoding glycosyltransferase, whose product MKISAHTLFKNEERWLWFSVTSVVDYVDKLLLWDTGSTDRSWDVAMTIKEKYGKKIDLRRYGEVTPETFPEVRQAMLDATDSDWFIVVDGDEIWWQESITKVIKTIQKAGPKTESIVVPTMNMVGDIYHRQPKNAGKYKFGKYKGHYNLRAIKRSISGLHSVGEHGVWGWADGDGNQIQDRISSQNRNTFKFVDAPYMHTTFLPRGESREDDKKVPKRFKKLKYEIGQKLPNDFYFPEVFFKDKPSFVPSPWKPMATAYKLRAIVETPIKKFKRRFKNEKVGY is encoded by the coding sequence ATGAAAATTTCAGCCCATACACTTTTTAAAAATGAAGAAAGGTGGCTTTGGTTTAGTGTTACTTCTGTTGTCGACTACGTTGATAAACTTTTACTCTGGGACACTGGGTCAACTGATAGGTCGTGGGACGTCGCGATGACGATAAAGGAAAAATATGGGAAGAAAATTGATTTAAGACGGTATGGTGAGGTAACACCGGAAACATTTCCAGAAGTACGTCAAGCTATGCTTGATGCAACTGACTCTGATTGGTTCATTGTTGTAGATGGCGACGAAATATGGTGGCAGGAATCTATAACAAAAGTTATTAAAACAATACAAAAAGCTGGTCCCAAAACTGAATCCATAGTCGTTCCGACTATGAATATGGTTGGAGATATATATCACAGACAACCTAAAAACGCTGGTAAGTATAAGTTTGGAAAATACAAAGGACATTATAATTTAAGAGCAATTAAGAGAAGTATCTCAGGGCTTCATTCAGTTGGAGAGCATGGCGTATGGGGTTGGGCGGATGGAGATGGTAACCAGATACAGGATAGGATTTCTAGTCAAAATAGGAACACATTTAAGTTTGTTGACGCACCATATATGCATACAACTTTTTTACCAAGAGGGGAGAGTAGGGAAGATGACAAAAAGGTACCAAAAAGATTTAAAAAACTAAAATATGAAATAGGACAAAAACTTCCAAATGATTTTTATTTTCCAGAAGTTTTTTTCAAAGATAAACCAAGTTTTGTACCAAGTCCGTGGAAGCCAATGGCTACTGCTTACAAACTAAGAGCAATTGTTGAAACACCTATTAAAAAATTTAAACGGAGGTTTAAAAATGAAAAAGTGGGGTATTAA
- a CDS encoding glycosyltransferase family 39 protein: protein MIYLILFFSFALRLISINQSLWLDEATTALTSKISLEYFFNNFMFGDFHPPLYYLVVNFWSQFFGASEIALRIPSLIFGVATVYIVYLIAKENIDTKRTLIRWPIVPALFLATSGLHIYYSQEARMYAMATFLVTLTILFFIKRKWFLMSISFVLLFLTDYLSMIIVPILFLYQFIYDRNNFKRFSISIVPVWTAFLFWWPTLQNQLSAGLALKETSSVWWNALGPVTLKNVALIPTKFLIGRVSFDNKIIYGVIMIIISAIFIYVIGKAKNKLIWYWFAGSLAVGIILSFYIPTLTYFRYLFILPAFYLLLAETKSKLFIGFVLAINILASYFYLSSERFQRENWRDLSKIVKEDRILLPSYSQREALIYYGLDNQIITTDELEADMHSSVWLSRYVVNISDPTDSTRKKVENLGYNWVEEVNLNGVVFWKYTK from the coding sequence ATGATTTATCTAATTTTGTTTTTTAGTTTTGCTTTAAGGTTGATTTCAATAAACCAATCTCTTTGGCTTGATGAGGCAACTACTGCCTTGACTTCAAAGATATCACTTGAATATTTTTTTAACAATTTTATGTTCGGTGATTTTCACCCACCCCTCTATTATCTAGTAGTCAATTTTTGGTCACAATTTTTTGGAGCTTCTGAAATCGCTTTAAGAATACCATCTTTAATTTTTGGAGTGGCTACAGTGTATATCGTGTACCTAATTGCTAAAGAAAATATAGATACCAAAAGAACACTTATAAGGTGGCCTATTGTCCCAGCATTGTTTTTAGCCACATCTGGACTACATATTTATTATTCACAAGAAGCTAGGATGTATGCTATGGCTACATTCTTAGTTACTCTTACAATTCTATTTTTTATAAAAAGAAAATGGTTTTTGATGTCAATTTCGTTTGTTTTATTATTTTTGACAGATTATTTGTCTATGATTATTGTTCCAATTTTATTTTTGTACCAATTTATATACGACCGAAATAACTTTAAAAGGTTTTCTATTTCAATTGTTCCAGTCTGGACAGCCTTTTTGTTCTGGTGGCCAACTCTTCAAAATCAACTTTCCGCAGGACTTGCCCTAAAAGAAACCTCATCTGTTTGGTGGAATGCTTTGGGTCCAGTAACACTTAAAAACGTTGCTCTAATACCTACAAAGTTTTTGATAGGTAGAGTTAGTTTTGACAACAAAATAATCTATGGAGTAATTATGATAATAATCTCTGCAATTTTTATTTATGTTATTGGAAAAGCAAAAAACAAACTTATTTGGTACTGGTTTGCAGGAAGCTTGGCTGTTGGAATTATTTTATCTTTTTACATACCCACACTAACCTATTTTAGATATTTATTTATTTTACCTGCTTTTTACTTGTTGCTTGCTGAAACTAAAAGCAAGTTGTTTATTGGTTTTGTGTTGGCTATTAATATTCTTGCCTCATATTTTTACCTATCTAGTGAGAGGTTTCAAAGGGAAAACTGGAGAGATTTATCCAAGATAGTTAAAGAAGATAGAATTTTGCTTCCTAGCTATTCACAAAGAGAGGCCTTAATTTATTATGGTCTAGATAATCAGATAATCACAACTGATGAGTTAGAAGCCGATATGCATAGCTCTGTTTGGCTTTCAAGGTACGTGGTCAATATTTCTGACCCAACTGATTCTACTCGTAAAAAAGTTGAAAACTTGGGTTATAATTGGGTTGAGGAAGTAAACCTAAATGGTGTAGTCTTCTGGAAATATACAAAATAA
- a CDS encoding glycosyltransferase family 2 protein, translated as MISVIIPTYNEQDVIVKCLESLVRQTVKDFEVIVVDDGSTDETLTKIQSITSTLNYHLEIVNGKHKGAGSARNLGATWARGDILVFVDSDMTFDKHFLKMLVKPILAGKTKGTFSKDEYVSNWDKPLARAYNLNEGWENKKRHPRKYPDTQKVFRAILRAEFNRVGGFTAGGYNDDWSLSEKLGYEATVAPKAIFFHKNPDTLNEIFHHAVWVGKRKYKFGILGYFVGLVRSSLPVSLIIGLVKSFLNSKPSFLIFKVVYDFGVFVGILNYMFTKRGSK; from the coding sequence ATGATCTCGGTAATAATACCAACCTACAACGAGCAAGATGTAATAGTAAAATGTCTAGAGTCTTTAGTTAGGCAAACCGTCAAAGATTTTGAAGTAATTGTTGTTGATGATGGAAGTACTGACGAGACCCTAACAAAGATTCAAAGTATAACCTCAACCTTAAATTATCATCTAGAAATTGTAAACGGAAAACATAAAGGTGCGGGATCTGCAAGAAACTTGGGAGCAACTTGGGCTAGGGGCGACATTTTAGTTTTTGTCGACTCTGACATGACTTTTGATAAACATTTTTTGAAGATGTTAGTTAAACCAATTTTGGCAGGAAAAACTAAGGGTACTTTTTCAAAAGATGAATATGTAAGTAACTGGGATAAACCATTAGCTCGTGCATATAATCTAAACGAAGGGTGGGAAAATAAAAAAAGACATCCTAGAAAGTATCCTGATACCCAAAAAGTTTTTAGAGCAATATTACGAGCGGAGTTTAATAGAGTGGGAGGTTTTACTGCTGGTGGGTACAATGATGACTGGAGTTTGTCTGAAAAATTAGGTTACGAAGCAACAGTAGCACCAAAAGCTATATTTTTTCACAAAAACCCTGACACTTTAAACGAAATTTTTCACCATGCAGTTTGGGTTGGAAAAAGAAAGTATAAGTTTGGAATCCTTGGGTACTTTGTAGGTTTGGTAAGAAGTTCGTTACCAGTATCCCTAATAATTGGTTTGGTTAAGTCATTTCTAAATTCTAAACCTTCATTTTTAATTTTTAAAGTTGTGTATGATTTTGGCGTGTTTGTTGGCATTCTAAACTACATGTTTACAAAAAGAGGATCAAAATGA
- a CDS encoding glycosyltransferase family 4 protein, which produces MRILIINKYQNKVNRGAETYVLELSKRLMKNNSVEVDTNNYFYKILKNKYDVVIPTNGRAQVFIVRLLTWLTNAKMVVSGQSGIGLDDRLNLYAFPDYFVPLTNYALSWSDKINPFVKKKVIPNGVDLDKFFVKSVTPKKERTILAVGAFTREKRHNLTIQAVSRLNNTKLIIAGGGGDKKNEIQALGTRLLGDNFETVQTTNDKIPDIYRKADLFVFPTVSWESFGVVLVEAMASGLAVVATDDPIRREIVGDAGLFVDPTNTDEYAKEIEKALDINWDGKPRKQAEKFSWDIITKKYEELFNSF; this is translated from the coding sequence ATGCGAATACTAATAATTAATAAATACCAAAACAAAGTAAATAGAGGAGCTGAAACATATGTTTTAGAGCTTTCTAAAAGGCTTATGAAAAATAACAGTGTTGAGGTAGATACAAATAATTACTTTTATAAAATATTAAAAAATAAGTATGATGTTGTCATTCCAACCAACGGTCGAGCTCAGGTTTTTATTGTTAGACTTTTAACTTGGCTAACTAATGCAAAGATGGTAGTCTCTGGTCAGTCAGGAATAGGGCTTGATGACAGGCTAAATTTATACGCATTTCCTGATTATTTTGTACCGTTAACTAACTATGCTTTGTCTTGGTCAGATAAAATAAACCCCTTTGTCAAAAAGAAAGTAATCCCAAACGGTGTTGACTTGGATAAATTTTTTGTCAAAAGTGTAACTCCTAAAAAAGAACGTACAATACTTGCTGTTGGAGCATTTACAAGAGAAAAAAGACATAATTTAACTATTCAGGCAGTTTCTAGACTTAATAACACAAAACTCATAATTGCTGGGGGTGGTGGTGATAAAAAAAATGAAATACAGGCACTAGGAACTAGGTTATTAGGAGACAATTTCGAAACAGTTCAAACCACGAACGACAAAATACCTGATATTTATAGAAAGGCTGATCTTTTTGTTTTCCCTACTGTTTCATGGGAATCTTTTGGTGTAGTTTTAGTTGAAGCAATGGCGTCAGGACTTGCAGTCGTAGCCACAGATGATCCAATTAGACGTGAGATAGTTGGGGATGCAGGATTATTTGTCGACCCAACCAACACTGATGAATATGCAAAAGAGATTGAAAAAGCACTAGACATTAATTGGGATGGAAAACCTCGCAAACAAGCAGAAAAATTCAGTTGGGATATAATTACAAAGAAGTATGAAGAATTATTTAATAGTTTTTAG
- a CDS encoding acyltransferase — protein MTFFKDKHGNRLSTSEALNKILHRFANYYYDFVLMLLRWVGHIPSHMIRNTKYRFFGMKIGSGSTIHMWANFFNLKNIEIGKDTIIGDHAFLDGRDKLKIGNHTDIASSVMIYNSEHDLSKDDFSAIVAPVEIGDYCFIGPRVIIMPGVKIGKGAVVAGGAVVTKDVPEFTIVGGVPAKPIGERKNKNPNYILGRARLFQ, from the coding sequence ATGACATTTTTTAAAGATAAACACGGAAATAGACTATCAACGAGTGAGGCTTTGAATAAAATACTTCATAGATTTGCAAACTACTACTATGACTTCGTACTTATGCTTCTAAGGTGGGTAGGGCATATTCCATCTCATATGATTAGAAACACTAAATATAGATTCTTTGGTATGAAAATTGGCAGCGGGTCAACTATACATATGTGGGCAAACTTTTTTAACCTAAAGAATATTGAAATTGGTAAGGACACAATTATTGGAGATCACGCATTCTTGGATGGAAGGGACAAGTTAAAAATAGGAAATCACACTGACATTGCTTCAAGTGTGATGATATATAACTCTGAGCACGATCTCTCCAAAGATGATTTTTCAGCAATAGTTGCTCCTGTTGAAATTGGAGACTATTGCTTCATCGGTCCAAGAGTAATAATTATGCCTGGCGTTAAAATTGGTAAAGGAGCAGTTGTTGCGGGTGGTGCAGTTGTCACCAAAGATGTTCCTGAGTTTACAATAGTTGGTGGTGTTCCAGCAAAACCAATAGGTGAGAGAAAAAACAAAAATCCAAACTATATACTTGGGAGGGCAAGACTGTTCCAATAA